One window of the Salvia splendens isolate huo1 chromosome 1, SspV2, whole genome shotgun sequence genome contains the following:
- the LOC121807899 gene encoding chaperone protein dnaJ 49-like produces the protein MDSNKDEALRCINIAKEAIAAGNKQRAMKFIGIARRLNQSLSVDDLLAACENLDSSSSAGPSSNVKKDSAVKRDQGAGNSDGVSNGERNYTDEHMLLVRQIKKKTDYYAILGVEKSCSVEEIRKAYRKLSLKVHPDKNKAPGSEEAFKKVSKAFKCLSEDESRRQYDQTGLVDEFEHNQQYQTRGRRRRTGNDFFDDEFDPDEIFRAFFGQRDVFRNAHVYRTRTHTAAAHQREDMGNTGPSLMLLLQLLPFFIIILLAYLPFSEPEYALQKNYSYQFKKMTEKHGVEFFVKSPEFDRTYPAGTPGRNEIENNVIKDYKHMLGRYCHMEMQRRHWNRHFPTPHCDRLQSFAA, from the coding sequence ATGGACAGCAACAAAGATGAGGCGTTGAGATGCATAAACATTGCAAAAGAGGCAATTGCAGCTGGTAATAAGCAAAGGGCCATGAAATTTATTGGAATTGCTCGCCGTCTAAATCAGAGTTTATCTGTTGATGATCTATTGGCTGCTTGTGAGAATCTTGATTCCTCGTCTTCTGCTGGCCCATCTAGCAACGTGAAGAAGGATTCCGCGGTGAAGAGAGATCAGGGTGCTGGTAATTCTGATGGGGTTTCAAACGGGGAGAGGAATTACACGGATGAGCACATGCTTCTGGTGAGACAGATCAAGAAAAAGACAGATTATTACGCCATTCTTGGGGTGGAGAAGAGCTGTTCGGTAGAGGAGATTAGGAAGGCGTATAGGAAGCTGTCTCTGAAAGTTCATCCTGATAAGAACAAAGCACCGGGTTCTGAGGAGGCTTTTAAGAAAGTTAGCAAGGCGTTCAAGTGCTTGAGTGAGGATGAGTCGAGGAGGCAGTATGATCAGACGGGTTTGGTGGATGAGTTTGAGCATAACCAGCAGTATCAGACTAGGGGGAGACGGAGGAGAACTGGGAATGACTTCTTTGATGATGAATTTGATCCTGATGAGATATTCCGAGCATTTTTCGGTCAACGTGATGTGTTCAGGAATGCCCATGTTTATAGGACTAGAACGCACACTGCTGCTGCACATCAGAGGGAAGACATGGGTAACACGGGCCCTAGTCTTATGCTGCTGCTTCAGTTGCTACCGTTTTTTATAATCATTCTGCTTGCTTATCTTCCATTTTCGGAGCCTGAGTACGCGTTGCAGAAGAACTACTCTTACCAGTTTAAAAAAATGACAGAGAAACATGGAGTAGAGTTCTTTGTAAAGTCACCTGAATTTGATAGGACCTATCCCGCTGGAACTCCTGGTCGGAATGAAATTGAGAATAATGTGATAAAGGATTACAAGCATATGCTTGGACGTTACTGTCACATGGAAATGCAGAGGCGTCACTGGAATAGGCACTTCCCTACTCCTCATTGCGATAGGCTTCAAAGTTTTGCCGCATGA
- the LOC121807890 gene encoding condensin-2 complex subunit D3-like, producing the protein MDEVIARIVADLESHSPISHSFLRDLDTLLDFTLKTNDTIDIDNFYNELSSRNLSLTSLTNAISTAMDSGISSSTSVLASKVYLSLLLSPNSPVFTLFTPMAFLSLLRVIRLAVKKPSSARSEGSASRSSGGKKRGKRKNGGNQARVEIRDFAENGGEERGYDVKDLFLLMEKLEMVMGLVHLDRFPDCLKALVQTMCEIPMTAVDSWDSGSFRRLSEQCSRILSEALKGEHGDLGDTAAEVLKALRPLILLSKSQVRSFGLGFVVNRMVEMGEHSDEIKKAVANMPKFLLQRAPEKAEPRASAVESVMEIVKALDCGHQVEFADYVVKMSRGKTQFRVLAVDIIPVLLVSLKGASEFDVVEDSWCLKLSEALIQRCSDSTAVVRARALTNLAQVVVSLSGNDESRAMLKEVIPHGGEGMSKILKLRSVDEKAAVRKAALLLISKSLSLLGDELDEELLKTVGIACSDPLVSIRKVAISALSEAFRKYSTCLVTKEWMHSVTRLIGDNETSIQEECESFFSELVLDRISRACDRKGKNASVNVEAESSYTEGVLGLLKELCDGEVLPWVKKICSSLGKKKKLQRKTAISLQNIIRASEDQWVHNSMPMGKWTAPQGAWFLLSEVSAFVPKAVDWEFLHHHWQLLDSNKPANELQSPIRSGFMDEEMVDIESHSITWMGDRVFLLQTISNVSMDLPPEPAADLAQNFLKRLEGFNMHPTEVDAHIKALKTLCRRKALNQEEADTLVMRWVDQLKHKASQVLESYMSQISNPNKESSFLTPPPTSVRRKGTKKAESKSLAQAIVAIYTIGSLVIVCPSASLKDLVPTIHTIITSGSSDPKSSKLPTPAISVKKLAPSLYVHAWLAMGKICLADGKLAKRYIPLFVQELEKSDSATVRNNIVVMMADFCVRYTAMVDCYMSKITKCLRDPCELVRRQTFILLGRLLQRDYVKWRGLLFLRFLLCLVDDSDKIRQLADFLFGNILKAKAPLLAYNSFVESVFVLNDCNAHTGRSNSNSSRNENHIFTIRGNDERSRSQRMHIYATLLKQMAPEHLLATFAKVCAEILAAASDGMLSLEDTTGQSVIQDAFLVLASKEIRIQASHGASSEAAEMEEEGGDGGGASTSALKGRAITQAVRKGLIQNAIPIFIELKRLLESKNSPLIGHLMDCLRILLKDYKNEIDDILVADRQLQKELIYDMQRYESMKAKSTAADAVATVRRSEAYQSPKGVAMERNPNMIRSKLPRNLQSNSKVASAVADAAAAATARSVLREVNAGASTPLGSINVPKLKSRLGVASHGGEKPAEVIESLRRRQCFDSDDEK; encoded by the exons ATGGATGAAGTGATAGCTCGAATTGTTGCAGATCTCGAATCGCATTCACCAATTTCACACTCCTTTCTCAGAGATTTAGACACCCTATTGGATTTCACTCTCAAGACAAACGACACAATCGACATCGACAATTTCTATAATGAGCTTTCTTCAAGAAACCTCTCCCTCACTTCACTCACAAATGCCATTTCCACAGCCATGGATTCTGGAATTAGTTCCAGCACTTCAGTTCTTGCATCAAAGGTGTATCTCTCTCTGCTGTTATCCCCAAATTCCCCAGTTTTCACTCTGTTTACTCCCATggcttttctctctcttctccgcGTTATACGATTGGCCGTCAAGAAACCATCTTCCGCCCGGAGTGAAGGCTCTGCGTCTCGAAGCTCGGgtgggaagaaaagggggaagAGGAAAAATGGGGGGAATCAGGCTAGGGTTGAAATTAGGGATTTTGCGGAGAATGGTGGGGAAGAGAGGGGTTATGATGTGAAAGACTTGTTTTTGCTGATGGAGAAACTGGAAATGGTAATGGGTTTGGTTCATTTAGACCGATTTCCCGATTGTTTGAAGGCTTTGGTTCAGACAATGTGTGAAATTCCGATGACGGCTGTTGATTCGTGGGACTCCGGGAGTTTTAGGAGGCTGTCTGAGCAGTGTTCGaggattttgagtgaagcactGAAGGGCGAGCATGGAGATTTGGGGGACACTGCGGCTGAGGTGTTGAAGGCGTTGAGGCCGTTGATTTTGCTGTCAAAGTCGCAGGTGAGGAGCTTTGGCTTGGGGTTTGTGGTTAATAGGATGGTGGAGATGGGTGAGCATTCGGATGAGATCAAGAAGGCGGTTGCGAACATGCCTAAGTTTTTGCTGCAGAGGGCACCGGAGAAGGCTGAGCCGAGGGCGTCAGCAGTTGAGTCAGTAATGGAGATTGTGAAGGCTTTGGATTGTGGTCATCAAGTTGAGTTTGCGGATTATGTGGTGAAGATGAGCCGAGGGAAGACACAGTTTCGTGTTTTGGCAGTGGATATCATACCTGTTTTGTTAGTGTCTTTGAAGGGTGCTTCAGAATTTGATGTGGTTGAGGATTCTTGGTGTTTGAAGCTGTCGGAAGCGTTGATTCAGCGCTGTTCTGATTCTACAGCTGTGGTTAGAGCCAGAGCTTTGACAAATCTGGCTCAGGTTGTTGTATCCTTGTCTGGAAATGATGAAAGTAGGGCAATGCTGAAGGAGGTTATACCACACGGGGGTGAGGGGATGAGCAAGATTCTGAAACTGCGTTCTGTGGATGAGAAGGCTGCTGTTCGAAAAGCAGCACTTTTGTTGATATCAAAATCACTGTCGTTGCTAGGAGATGAACTTGATGAGGAGCTGCTGAAGACAGTAGGCATAGCTTGCTCTGATCCGCTTGTTAGCATTAGAAAAGTGGCAATCTCTGCTCTATCTGAG GCCTTTAGGAAATACTCAACTTGTCTTGTGACCAAAGAGTGGATGCATTCGGTCACACGTTTGATTGGTGATAATGAAACCAGCATCCAGGAGGAATGTGAAAGCTTTTTCTCGGAACTGGTTCTTGATCGCATATCAAGGGCTTGTGACAGAAAAGGAAAGAACGCTAGCGTCAATGTTGAGGCTGAGTCATCGTATACCGAAGGAGTGCTTGGCCTGCTAAAGGAGCTTTGTGATGGAGAGGTTTTGCCTTGGGTGAAAAAGATCTGCTCGAGCCTAGGGAAAAAGAAGAAGCTTCAACGGAAAACAGCTATATCACTTCAAAATATCATTAGGGCTTCTGAAGACCAGTGGGTGCACAATTCCATGCCGATGGGGAAATGGACAGCACCCCAGGGTGCCTGGTTTTTGTTGTCCGAGGTATCTGCATTCGTTCCAAAAGCAGTCGACTGGGAGTTCCTTCATCATCATTGGCAGCTTCTCGACAGTAATAAACCAGCTAATGAACTCCAAAGCCCTATTCGTAGTGGATTTATGGATGAAGAAATGGTAGATATAGAATCTCATTCGATTACTTGGATGGGAGATCGAGTATTTCTTTTGCAGACAATTTCTAATGTCTCCATGGACCTACCTCCCGAACCTGCTGCAGACCTAGCACAAAACTTTCTCAAAAGACTCGAAGGGTTCAACATGCATCCAACTGAG GTTGATGCTCATATAAAAGCACTCAAAACCTTGTGCAGAAGGAAGGCCTTAAATCAGGAAGAGGCCGATACCCTCGTAATGAGATGGGTGGACCAACTCAAACACAAAGCCTCCCAAGTCCTAGAATCGTACATGTCGCAAATCTCCAATCCAAATAAAGAAAGTAGTTTTCTTACTCCTCCACCGACCTCTGTAAGGcgaaaaggaacaaaaaaaGCTGAGTCGAAGTCATTAGCACAAGCCATAGTTGCTATTTACACAATTGGATCACTAGTTATCGTTTGTCCCTCAGCCAGTTTGAAAGATCTAGTTCCAACCATACATACCATCATAACTTCGGGGAGTTCTGATCCAAAATCTAGCAAACTTCCAACTCCTGCAATTTCTGTTAAGAAGCTCGCCCCCTCCTTATACGTGCATGCATGGCTGGCTATGGGCAAGATCTGTCTAGCCGATGGGAAACTTGCAAAGCGCTATATTCCTCTTTTTGTGCAG GAGCTTGAAAAGAGCGATTCCGCTACTGTTCGCAACAACATAGTGGTGATGATGGCAGATTTCTGTGTGCGATACACTGCTATGGTGGACTG TTATATGTCAAAGATCACAAAGTGCCTACGCGATCCCTGTGAGCTAGTAAGAAGGCAGACATTTATCCTACTAGGAAGGCTATTACAG CGCGACTATGTAAAGTGGAGGGGGCTTCTCTTCCTTAGATTTCTGTTATGTTTAGTTGATGATTCAGATAAAATTCGACAACTAGCCGATTTCCTCTTTGGGAACATCTTGAAAG CAAAGGCCCCTCTTTTAGCCTACAACAGCTTCGTGGAATCTGTCTTTGTGTTGAATGACTGCAACGCTCACACGGGACGTAGCAACTCCAACAGTTCGCGCAATGAGAACCATATCTTCACTATACG GGGAAACGACGAGCGGTCAAGGTCTCAACGGATGCACATCTACGCGACTCTGCTGAAGCAGATGGCACCGGAGCACCTCTTGGCCACCTTTGCCAAAGTGTGTGCTGAGATTCTTGCTGCTGCATCTGATGGCATGCTTTCTCTAGAGGATACAACAGGGCAGTCTGTTATACAG GATGCGTTCCTAGTCCTTGCGAGCAAGGAGATCCGAATCCAGGCAAGCCACGGGGCATCATCGGAGGCAGCAGAGATggaagaagaaggtggagacgGAGGAGGAGCATCCACATCCGCCTTAAAGGGAAGAGCCATCACTCAAGCAGTGAGGAAAGGCCTAATCCAGAATGCAATTCCCATTTTCATCGAGCTCAAACGCCTCCTCGAGAGCAAGAACAGCCCCCTCATCGGCCACCTCATGGACTGCCTTCGGATCCTGCTCAAGGACTACAAGAACGAGATCGATGACATCTTGGTTGCTGACCGGCAGCTGCAGAAGGAACTCATCTACGACATGCAGAGGTACGAGTCTATGAAGGCCAAGAGCACAGCGGCTGATGCAGTTGCCACGGTGAGGAGGTCCGAGGCGTATCAGTCTCCCAAGGGGGTGGCAATGGAGAGGAATCCCAACATGATACGAAGCAAGCTGCCACGAAACCTGCAGAGCAACTCCAAGGTTGCTTCGGCCGTGGCTGATGCTGCAGCTGCTGCCACAGCGCGGTCCGTGCTCAGAGAGGTGAATGCGGGCGCCTCCACGCCTCTCGGCTCGATCAACGTGCCCAAGCTGAAGTCGCGGCTGGGGGTGGCTAGTCATGGAGGAGAGAAGCCGGCTGAGGTGATTGAGTCTCTGAGGAGAAGACAATGCTTTGACTCTGATGATGAGAAGTAG
- the LOC121807909 gene encoding uncharacterized protein LOC121807909, with translation MIEERRAGPPHAAIMAAVVVLVMVVPTLLGDQGEAVTEFIAEMLSPVGLLLLPIVLLLTIQFLSSDTGSFVSTIFSTGEPNSIHRASGSPLGVAFVLILVLFLLYNRVSIFGGDDDGCD, from the coding sequence ATGATAGAAGAGCGGCGCGCCGGCCCTCCGCACGCAGCTATAATGGCGGCGGTGGTAGTGCTGGTGATGGTGGTGCCGACATTGCTCGGCGACCAGGGCGAGGCGGTGACCGAATTCATCGCGGAGATGCTGAGCCCCGTAGGGCTGCTCCTCCTGCCCATCGTCCTCCTCCTCACCATCCAATTCCTCTCCTCCGATACCGGATCCTTCGTCTCCACCATTTTCTCCACCGGCGAGCCTAATTCCATCCACCGCGCCAGCGGATCGCCGCTCGGTGTCGCGTTCGTACTCATCCTCGTCCTCTTCCTGCTCTACAACAGAGTCTCGATCTTCGGCGGCGACGACGATGGCTGCGATTGA
- the LOC121807874 gene encoding cell division control protein 48 homolog C-like: MGRRRGGGSSGKLHSNNDRILRRHIESAGKNYSTVDELVDHLRSSYPHYSRHKLRPFTKQVERVIAVHDMDHSNDSDTPILNKRRKIDDKEQELLQIEAEHLRRQSSDAIDGCSLSSLASPYSSGVGSSFNEEASEDPVYGEKVEPEFDLMKSMLREGLRRKSEKHGVGRAVYKESIELEVVDNKGMKEVNLMTEQSKLGHDVNRNDSKNVNKNQSNHIGGKDWDVITEAMFKDLGGISEVIEELKTGVILSLCQPHVDHHVGVKPMGGILLHGPPGCGKTKLAHAIANETGVPFYKIGATQLLSGVAGESEGNIRELFRKAYRTAPSIVFIDEIDAIASKRENLQREMEKRIVTQLMISMDESHVPVEPAGNDATSASSNSRPGYVLVIGATNRPDAIDPALRRPGRFDREIALGVPNEAARIEILSMQTRNLRLEGAFDFKKIARLTSGFTGADLTAIADMAGHLAKKRFASKKRDEFSKEEKDEDHSEDWWKLLWSDEELENLFVTMADFEDAAKTVQPSLRREGFSGVPNVNWDDVGGLHFLREEFDHHIVRRIKFREAYQAFGLDLATCFLLYGPPGCGKTLIAKAVANEAGANFIHIKGPELLSKYVGETELAVRTIFSRARTCSPCIIFFDEVDALTTKRGREGGWVVERPLTQLLIEMDGSEPRRDVYVIGATNRPEVMDEAMLRPGRFEKLMYVPLPSPDERGMILKALARNLPIDANVDLMALAKHSGCDKFSGADLLSLMHGAGTAAVREQLSSMDTISSIQSTIKETHFMSALAKISPSVSEEKIQEYERFLEKFKAQ; this comes from the exons ATGGGAAGGCGACGCGGCGGTGGCAGCTCTGGAAAACTGCATTCGAACAATGACCGAATTCTCCGCCGCCACATTGAATCCGCTGGGAAAAACTACTCGACCGTCGACGAGCTGGTGGACCACCTCCGCTCCTCCTACCCGCACTACTCCCGCCACAAGCTCCGGCCGTTCACGAAGCAGGTGGAAAGAGTAATTGCGGTTCACGATATGGACCACTCAAACGACAGCGATACTCCAATCTTGAACAAACGAAGGAAGATAGACGATAAAGAGCAGGAGCTGCTTCAAATTGAAGCGGAGCACTTGAGGCGTCAGAGCAGCGACGCAATCGACGGCTGCTCATTGTCCTCGTTGGCGTCGCCTTACTCTTCCGGAGTCGGCAGTTCTTTTAATGAAGAGGCGTCGGAGGACCCCGTGTACGGGGAGAAGGTTGAGCCGGAGTTTGATTTGATGAAGTCGATGCTGAGGGAGGGTTTGCGTCGGAAATCGGAGAAACATGGGGTGGGAAGAGCTGTTTATAAGGAGTCTATTGAGCTGGAAGTGGTGGATAACAAGGGTATGAAGGAGGTGAATTTAATGACTGAGCAATCTAAATTAGGTCATGATGTCAATAGGAATGATAGCaaaaatgtgaataaaaatcaaagcaatcACATTGGTGGAAAGGATTGGGATGTGATTACTGAGGCAATGTTTAAGGATTTAGGTGGGATTAGTGAAGTGATTGAGGAGTTGAAGACGGGTGTCATCTTGTCGTTGTGTCAGCCACATGTAGATCACCACGTCGGGGTGAAGCCCATGGGGGGGATTTTATTGCACGGGCCGCCGGGTTGTGGGAAGACGAAGTTGGCTCATGCCATTGCCAATGAGACGGGAGTTCCATTTTACAAAATTGGTGCCACTCAATTGTTGTCTGGAGTTGCTG GTGAATCGGAAGGGAACATAAGAGAGTTGTTCCGAAAAGCATACAGGACAGCACCATCTATAGTCTtcattgatgaaattgatgcaATTGCTTCAAAAAGGGAAAACTTACAGAGGGAAATGGAGAAACGCATCGTGACACAGTTGATGATTAGCATGGATGAATCACACGTGCCTGTAGAACCTGCTGGCAATGATGCGACTTCTGCAAGCTCTAATAGCAGACCAGGCTATGTACTTGTGATTGGAGCAACGAATAGACCAGACGCCATTGACCCTGCATTGAGGAGGCCTGGTCGATTTGATCGCGAAATTGCGTTAGGTGTTCCTAATGAAGCTGCCCGGATTGAAATACTCTCCATGCAAACAAGGAATCTTAGACTTGAAGGTGCTtttgattttaagaaaatagCTAGATTGACTTCAGGTTTTACTGGAGCAGATTTGACGGCAATAGCTGACATGGCTGGTCACCTTGCAAAGAAGAGATTTGCAAGCAAGAAAAGGGATGAGTTCTCCAAAGAAGAGAAGGACGAGGATCATAGCGAAGATTGGTGGAAGTTGCTTTGGTCAGATGAAGAATTGGAGAATCTCTTTGTAACCATGGCTGATTTTGAG GACGCTGCTAAAACGGTCCAACCTTCTCTGAGAAGAGAAGGATTTTCTGGCGTACCGAATGTGAACTGGGATGATGTTGGCGGCCTGCATTTTCTAAGAGAAGAGTTTGACCATCATATAGTTAGACGTATAAAATTTCGGGAAGCTTATCAG GCTTTTGGGTTGGACTTAGCAACTTGCTTTTTGCTTTACGGCCCTCCTGGCTGCGGAAAGACGTTGATCGCCAAGGCCGTGGCTAATGAAGCAGGAGCCAATTTTATACACATTAAG GGTCCTGAACTCTTGAGTAAATATGTGGGTGAAACTGAGTTGGCAGTCCGCACAATTTTCAGTCGAGCAAGGACATGTTCTCCATGCATAATTTTCTTCGACGAG GTGGATGCACTGACAACAAAGCGTGGTCGGGAAGGGGGATGGGTCGTTGAGCGACCCCTGACCCAG CTGCTGATAGAAATGGATGGCTCAGAACCGAGAAGGGATGTTTATGTAATTGGTGCTACAAATAG GCCTGAAGTGATGGATGAGGCAATGCTCCGACCAGGAAGGTTCGAAAAGCTTATGTATGTTCCCCTCCCTAGTCCAGACGAACGGGGAATGATCTTAAAAGCCCTTGCTCGGAATTTGCCAATTGATGCCAATGTGGACCTCATGGCTCTAGCCAAGCACAGTGGATGTGACAAATTTAGTGGCGCTGATCTCCTCTCTCTG ATGCATGGAGCTGGTACGGCTGCGGTAAGAGAACAACTATCATCAATGGATACAATTAGTAGCATACAATCGACGATCAAAGAGACACATTTTATGAGCGCGTTGGCGAAAATCTCGCCGTCTGTGTCCGAAGAG AAAATACAAGAATACGAGCGTTTTTTGGAAAAGTTCAAAGCTCAATGA